In Silene latifolia isolate original U9 population chromosome 3, ASM4854445v1, whole genome shotgun sequence, a single window of DNA contains:
- the LOC141648359 gene encoding putative disease resistance protein RGA1 isoform X1, whose protein sequence is MADLGTLVTIADRVFQLLQSPILKSMKDWESDLENLNKSVSFIKNMLLDADMKPELSHGEQAWVEELKEVLYDADDLFDEVITIAKQKELNASGTKYSKKVLDKVSRFFSSKNRILVSYNTSQEVKSIQQKLDAIARDHSRYEFKVDPQATLKRKEDTCSFLDETHENIIGREVDVNVVVDMLLDPNVEENVGFVVVVGVGGLGKTTLARLVYNHDRVRSMFEKKLWACVSDQDGKGLDVKAILGDIIESSTNEKPSDVSTMQSMQTKLEKELKHKTYLLILDDVWTEDPNEWNKLKRYLTIGGRGSRVVITTRSEKTGEVVLGKATHSKKYMLKGLSDENSWRLFVLTAFERESDEASNHELTKIGKKFVKKCSNVPLAIKVLGCLLYGQTHRWESFEETRLPQIETSKNPIMSILKLSYNYLEPSVKFCFRYCALFPKDFVMGKRELISLWMAQGYIGDSEDCFLILLKRCFFQDVQKDKLGDVVSCKMHDLLHDLAQEVTGEEIIVANSLTNNITKRTRHLFLAKGEWTKGYFYKTNLRSCYMDTGVRLDVMKTLVANWRCLRSLRLYVPDFEYLPESIGDLLHLRYLDLSGNGNLKTLPNSIVNLYNIQSLIMFGCYKLEGWPKYFCKLVNLRVLDIRGSYKINYMPLCIDQLINLRHLTNFHVGKVSSLGKSFRGHLKDLKFLVNLRGALDIEIGVDLESENENVWEEGYVEHLKNLKAISIKFLGKVSETNYEALIEKLRPNRNLMQLFLYGYYGTEIPRWGRGENDWSIILPNLVGIKVGCCERLHGIPLLSNLKHLKELYLYSLKNLEYIEASAISRGGSGVKDLPFFPSLEYLYIRDFEKLKGWWGGVGERDSRSGMPQWQPPFPRLLMLDIDGCPKLTSLPPCPSLESLWLSQSNVSLRILPGDGPANLDRKLRAVDVDSVGYLTTLPTSHLTHIKIRNDRRLRRLSEIEEIFKSSSSLRSLEIHWCDRLTSVSGVLKHLTALETLSLIDLSAIVDDPDDDMPWRSLRHNLRSLKLGSLDNLLILPTGMKHLAALQNLKLESLDNLQILPEWISCLSSLHTLVIHSCPNLNSLGTIQNISSLQKLDIRDCQNLTQTCQEPSGKEWPKIRHIPQITISDRYE, encoded by the coding sequence ATGGCTGATTTAGGAACACTGGTTACTATTGCAGACAGAGTGTTTCAACTTTTACAATCTCCGATTCTCAAAAGCATGAAAGACTGGGAATCTGATCTTGAAAACCTGAACAAGTCTGTTTCCTTCATCAAGAACATGCTCCTGGATGCGGATATGAAACCTGAGCTTTCCCATGGGGAACAAGCCTGGGTTGAGGAGCTCAAGGAAGTTCTTTATGATGCTGATGATCTTTTTGATGAGGTCATCACTATCGCTAAGCAGAAAGAACTCAATGCTTCAGGTACTAAGTACTCCAAGAAGGTGTTGGATAAGGTGAGTCGTTTCTTTTCTTCTAAAAATCGTATTCTTGTTAGTTACAATACTTCTCAAGAGGTTAAGAGTATCCAGCAAAAGTTGGATGCTATAGCACGGGATCATTCTAGATATGAGTTTAAGGTTGACCCTCAGGCTACTTTGAAAAGGAAAGAGGACACTTGTTCCTTTTTAGATGAAACCCATGAGAATATAATTGGAAGAGAGGTTGATGTGAATGTTGTTGTGGATATGCTGCTTGATCCTAATGTTGAGGAAAATGTTGGGTTTGTTGTTGTAGTGGGAGTAGGAGGGTTGGGGAAAACTACTCTTGCTCGGCTTGTATATAATCATGATAGGGTCAGATCTATGTTTGAGAAGAAGTTATGGGCATGTGTCTCTGACCAAGATGGAAAAGGATTAGATGTGAAAGCAATTTTAGGCGACATAATAGAATCATCAACTAATGAAAAACCTAGTGATGTCTCCACTATGCAATCCATGCAAACAAAACTCGAAAAAGAACTAAAACATAAGACATATTTGCTTATATTAGACGATGTATGGACCGAAGATCCCAATGAGTGGAATAAGCTTAAAAGATACTTAACAATTGGTGGAAGGGGAAGCAGAGTTGTCATTACTACCCGTTCAGAAAAGACGGGTGAAGTGGTACTAGGAAAAGCTACTCACTCCAAAAAGTATATGTTAAAAGGTTTGTCTGATGAGAATTCGTGGCGTTTGTTTGTGTTGACGGCATTCGAACGAGAATCAGATGAAGCAAGCAACCATGAATTGACTAAAATTGGCAAAAAATTCGTTAAAAAATGCTCTAATGTTCCCCTTGCTATAAAAGTTTTAGGATGTCTCTTATATGGTCAAACACATAGATGGGAATCTTTTGAAGAGACCCGGTTACCTCAAATTGAAACTTCCAAGAATCCAATTATGTCTATCTTAAAGCTAAGTTACAACTATCTTGAACCTTCTGTGAAATTTTGTTTTAGGTATTGTGCTTTATTCCCCAAGGATTTTGTAATGGGTAAACGGGAGTTAATTAGTCTTTGGATGGCGCAAGGATACATTGGTGATAGTGAGGATTGTTTTTTAATCTTACTAAAACGGTGTTTTTTccaagatgttcaaaaagataaATTAGGAGATGTTGTATCATGCAAAATGCACGATCTATTGCATGATCTTGCTCAAGAAGTCACGGGGGAGGAGATTATTGTGGCAAATAGCCTGACAAACAACATAACCAAAAGAACACGCCATTTATTTCTTGCTAAGGGAGAATGGACAAAAGGTTATTTTTATAAAACTAATCTTCGTTCATGCTACATGGATACAGGGGTCCGCTTAGACGTTATGAAAACTCTAGTAGCTAATTGGCGTTGCCTTAGATCTTTACGCTTATATGTTCCCGATTTCGAATATTTGCCTGAGTCTATTGGTGATTTGTTACACTTAAGATATCTGGATCTTTCTGGCAACGGGAACCTCAAAACACTCCCTAATTCAATTGTGAATTTGTATAATATACAGAGTTTAATAATGTTTGGCTGTTACAAGTTGGAAGGGTGGCCAAAGTACTTTTGCAAATTGGTAAATCTCAGGGTCTTAGATATACGTGGAAGTTACAagattaattacatgcctttgTGCATAGACCAGCTGATTAATCTGCGCCATCTAACCAACTTTCATGTGGGTAAGGTGAGTTCACTTGGGAAGTCATTTAGGGGACATTTAAAAGACTTAAAATTCCTTGTTAATTTAAGGGGTGCGCTTGATATCGAGATCGGTGTAGACCTTGAAAGTGAGAATGAAAATGTGTGGGAAGAAGGTTATGTGGAGCACTTAAAGAATTTGAAGGCCATAAGTATAAAATTCCTTGGAAAAGTTAGTGAAACCAATTATGAGGCTCTGATTGAAAAGTTACGGCCAAATCGGAATCTTATGCAGTTGTTCTTGTATGGATATTATGGTACTGAAATTCCTAGGTGGGGAAGAGGAGAGAATGACTGGTCAATCATTCTTCCTAATCTTGTTGGGATTAAGGTTGGTTGTTGTGAGAGGTTGCATGGTATCCCATTGTTGAGTAATTTGAAGCATCTGAAAGAATTGTATCTTTACTCCTTGAAAAATTTAGAGTACATAGAAGCCAGTGCAATCAGCCGTGGGGGTTCTGGGGTAAAGGATTTACCATTTTTCCCATCCCTTGAGTATCTCTATATTCGGGATTTTGAAAAGTTGAAAGGATGGTGGGGAGGAGTTGGTGAAAGAGATAGCCGCAGTGGCATGCCGCAATGGCAACCTCCGTTTCCTCGTCTCTTGATGTTAGACATCGACGGATGCCCCAAATTGACATCTCTTCCTCCTTGCCCAAGCCTAGAATCACTATGGTTATCACAGAGCAATGTGTCGTTGCGGATACTGCCAGGTGACGGACCTGCAAACCTAGATCGCAAATTAAGGGCGGTAGATGTAGACAGTGTGGGTTATCTCACTACTCTACCTACTAGCCATCTTACCCACATTAAGATACGTAACGATCGGAGATTGAGGAGGTTGTCTGAAATTGAGGAGATATTCAAGAGCTCTTCCTCCTTACGAAGCCTTGAGATACATTGGTGCGACAGACTGACGAGTGTTTCAGGAGTGTTGAAGCACCTCACTGCCTTGGAGACACTATCACTGATAGATCTCAGTGCTATAGTGGACGACCCGGATGATGACATGCCTTGGAGATCCCTACGCCATAATCTCCGTTCTCTCAAGTTGGGGTCGCTTGACAACCTGCTAATTCTACCCACAGGTATGAAGCACTTGGCTGCCCTTCAAAACCTGAAGTTGGAGTCTCTTGACAACCTACAAATTCTACCTGAATGGATAAGTTGCTTATCATCACTTCATACTCTGGTGATCCATTCTTGCCCCAACCTCAATTCACTTGGCACAATTCAAAATATCAGTTCCCTTCAGAAACTTGATATCCGAGACTGTCAAAACCTAACACAAACATGTCAAGAACCAAGTGGCAAGGAGTGGCCCAAAATTCGACACATCCCTCAGATCACCATTTCTGACAGATATGAATAA
- the LOC141648359 gene encoding putative disease resistance protein RGA1 isoform X3 encodes MKDWESDLENLNKSVSFIKNMLLDADMKPELSHGEQAWVEELKEVLYDADDLFDEVITIAKQKELNASGTKYSKKVLDKVSRFFSSKNRILVSYNTSQEVKSIQQKLDAIARDHSRYEFKVDPQATLKRKEDTCSFLDETHENIIGREVDVNVVVDMLLDPNVEENVGFVVVVGVGGLGKTTLARLVYNHDRVRSMFEKKLWACVSDQDGKGLDVKAILGDIIESSTNEKPSDVSTMQSMQTKLEKELKHKTYLLILDDVWTEDPNEWNKLKRYLTIGGRGSRVVITTRSEKTGEVVLGKATHSKKYMLKGLSDENSWRLFVLTAFERESDEASNHELTKIGKKFVKKCSNVPLAIKVLGCLLYGQTHRWESFEETRLPQIETSKNPIMSILKLSYNYLEPSVKFCFRYCALFPKDFVMGKRELISLWMAQGYIGDSEDCFLILLKRCFFQDVQKDKLGDVVSCKMHDLLHDLAQEVTGEEIIVANSLTNNITKRTRHLFLAKGEWTKGYFYKTNLRSCYMDTGVRLDVMKTLVANWRCLRSLRLYVPDFEYLPESIGDLLHLRYLDLSGNGNLKTLPNSIVNLYNIQSLIMFGCYKLEGWPKYFCKLVNLRVLDIRGSYKINYMPLCIDQLINLRHLTNFHVGKVSSLGKSFRGHLKDLKFLVNLRGALDIEIGVDLESENENVWEEGYVEHLKNLKAISIKFLGKVSETNYEALIEKLRPNRNLMQLFLYGYYGTEIPRWGRGENDWSIILPNLVGIKVGCCERLHGIPLLSNLKHLKELYLYSLKNLEYIEASAISRGGSGVKDLPFFPSLEYLYIRDFEKLKGWWGGVGERDSRSGMPQWQPPFPRLLMLDIDGCPKLTSLPPCPSLESLWLSQSNVSLRILPGDGPANLDRKLRAVDVDSVGYLTTLPTSHLTHIKIRNDRRLRRLSEIEEIFKSSSSLRSLEIHWCDRLTSVSGVLKHLTALETLSLIDLSAIVDDPDDDMPWRSLRHNLRSLKLGSLDNLLILPTGMKHLAALQNLKLESLDNLQILPEWISCLSSLHTLVIHSCPNLNSLGTIQNISSLQKLDIRDCQNLTQTCQEPSGKEWPKIRHIPQITISDRYE; translated from the coding sequence ATGAAAGACTGGGAATCTGATCTTGAAAACCTGAACAAGTCTGTTTCCTTCATCAAGAACATGCTCCTGGATGCGGATATGAAACCTGAGCTTTCCCATGGGGAACAAGCCTGGGTTGAGGAGCTCAAGGAAGTTCTTTATGATGCTGATGATCTTTTTGATGAGGTCATCACTATCGCTAAGCAGAAAGAACTCAATGCTTCAGGTACTAAGTACTCCAAGAAGGTGTTGGATAAGGTGAGTCGTTTCTTTTCTTCTAAAAATCGTATTCTTGTTAGTTACAATACTTCTCAAGAGGTTAAGAGTATCCAGCAAAAGTTGGATGCTATAGCACGGGATCATTCTAGATATGAGTTTAAGGTTGACCCTCAGGCTACTTTGAAAAGGAAAGAGGACACTTGTTCCTTTTTAGATGAAACCCATGAGAATATAATTGGAAGAGAGGTTGATGTGAATGTTGTTGTGGATATGCTGCTTGATCCTAATGTTGAGGAAAATGTTGGGTTTGTTGTTGTAGTGGGAGTAGGAGGGTTGGGGAAAACTACTCTTGCTCGGCTTGTATATAATCATGATAGGGTCAGATCTATGTTTGAGAAGAAGTTATGGGCATGTGTCTCTGACCAAGATGGAAAAGGATTAGATGTGAAAGCAATTTTAGGCGACATAATAGAATCATCAACTAATGAAAAACCTAGTGATGTCTCCACTATGCAATCCATGCAAACAAAACTCGAAAAAGAACTAAAACATAAGACATATTTGCTTATATTAGACGATGTATGGACCGAAGATCCCAATGAGTGGAATAAGCTTAAAAGATACTTAACAATTGGTGGAAGGGGAAGCAGAGTTGTCATTACTACCCGTTCAGAAAAGACGGGTGAAGTGGTACTAGGAAAAGCTACTCACTCCAAAAAGTATATGTTAAAAGGTTTGTCTGATGAGAATTCGTGGCGTTTGTTTGTGTTGACGGCATTCGAACGAGAATCAGATGAAGCAAGCAACCATGAATTGACTAAAATTGGCAAAAAATTCGTTAAAAAATGCTCTAATGTTCCCCTTGCTATAAAAGTTTTAGGATGTCTCTTATATGGTCAAACACATAGATGGGAATCTTTTGAAGAGACCCGGTTACCTCAAATTGAAACTTCCAAGAATCCAATTATGTCTATCTTAAAGCTAAGTTACAACTATCTTGAACCTTCTGTGAAATTTTGTTTTAGGTATTGTGCTTTATTCCCCAAGGATTTTGTAATGGGTAAACGGGAGTTAATTAGTCTTTGGATGGCGCAAGGATACATTGGTGATAGTGAGGATTGTTTTTTAATCTTACTAAAACGGTGTTTTTTccaagatgttcaaaaagataaATTAGGAGATGTTGTATCATGCAAAATGCACGATCTATTGCATGATCTTGCTCAAGAAGTCACGGGGGAGGAGATTATTGTGGCAAATAGCCTGACAAACAACATAACCAAAAGAACACGCCATTTATTTCTTGCTAAGGGAGAATGGACAAAAGGTTATTTTTATAAAACTAATCTTCGTTCATGCTACATGGATACAGGGGTCCGCTTAGACGTTATGAAAACTCTAGTAGCTAATTGGCGTTGCCTTAGATCTTTACGCTTATATGTTCCCGATTTCGAATATTTGCCTGAGTCTATTGGTGATTTGTTACACTTAAGATATCTGGATCTTTCTGGCAACGGGAACCTCAAAACACTCCCTAATTCAATTGTGAATTTGTATAATATACAGAGTTTAATAATGTTTGGCTGTTACAAGTTGGAAGGGTGGCCAAAGTACTTTTGCAAATTGGTAAATCTCAGGGTCTTAGATATACGTGGAAGTTACAagattaattacatgcctttgTGCATAGACCAGCTGATTAATCTGCGCCATCTAACCAACTTTCATGTGGGTAAGGTGAGTTCACTTGGGAAGTCATTTAGGGGACATTTAAAAGACTTAAAATTCCTTGTTAATTTAAGGGGTGCGCTTGATATCGAGATCGGTGTAGACCTTGAAAGTGAGAATGAAAATGTGTGGGAAGAAGGTTATGTGGAGCACTTAAAGAATTTGAAGGCCATAAGTATAAAATTCCTTGGAAAAGTTAGTGAAACCAATTATGAGGCTCTGATTGAAAAGTTACGGCCAAATCGGAATCTTATGCAGTTGTTCTTGTATGGATATTATGGTACTGAAATTCCTAGGTGGGGAAGAGGAGAGAATGACTGGTCAATCATTCTTCCTAATCTTGTTGGGATTAAGGTTGGTTGTTGTGAGAGGTTGCATGGTATCCCATTGTTGAGTAATTTGAAGCATCTGAAAGAATTGTATCTTTACTCCTTGAAAAATTTAGAGTACATAGAAGCCAGTGCAATCAGCCGTGGGGGTTCTGGGGTAAAGGATTTACCATTTTTCCCATCCCTTGAGTATCTCTATATTCGGGATTTTGAAAAGTTGAAAGGATGGTGGGGAGGAGTTGGTGAAAGAGATAGCCGCAGTGGCATGCCGCAATGGCAACCTCCGTTTCCTCGTCTCTTGATGTTAGACATCGACGGATGCCCCAAATTGACATCTCTTCCTCCTTGCCCAAGCCTAGAATCACTATGGTTATCACAGAGCAATGTGTCGTTGCGGATACTGCCAGGTGACGGACCTGCAAACCTAGATCGCAAATTAAGGGCGGTAGATGTAGACAGTGTGGGTTATCTCACTACTCTACCTACTAGCCATCTTACCCACATTAAGATACGTAACGATCGGAGATTGAGGAGGTTGTCTGAAATTGAGGAGATATTCAAGAGCTCTTCCTCCTTACGAAGCCTTGAGATACATTGGTGCGACAGACTGACGAGTGTTTCAGGAGTGTTGAAGCACCTCACTGCCTTGGAGACACTATCACTGATAGATCTCAGTGCTATAGTGGACGACCCGGATGATGACATGCCTTGGAGATCCCTACGCCATAATCTCCGTTCTCTCAAGTTGGGGTCGCTTGACAACCTGCTAATTCTACCCACAGGTATGAAGCACTTGGCTGCCCTTCAAAACCTGAAGTTGGAGTCTCTTGACAACCTACAAATTCTACCTGAATGGATAAGTTGCTTATCATCACTTCATACTCTGGTGATCCATTCTTGCCCCAACCTCAATTCACTTGGCACAATTCAAAATATCAGTTCCCTTCAGAAACTTGATATCCGAGACTGTCAAAACCTAACACAAACATGTCAAGAACCAAGTGGCAAGGAGTGGCCCAAAATTCGACACATCCCTCAGATCACCATTTCTGACAGATATGAATAA
- the LOC141648359 gene encoding putative disease resistance protein RGA1 isoform X2: MADLGALITIADKVFQLLQSQVLKDMKDWKSDLRKLNKSVSFIKNMLLDADTKPELSHGEQAWIEELKEVLYEADDLFDEVITMAKVKELNAGAKFSKKVLDNVSHFFSSKNRILVSYNTSHEVKTIQQKLDAIAKDHARYDFKVDPRPTLKRKEDTSSFLNVLDEHIIGRDNDTKTIVDMLLDPNVEENVGFVVVVGVGGLGKTALARLVYNHDRIKSKFDKNLWACISDQDGKRLDVQAILGKIIESCTNKTPDTVSTMQSMYNKLQEELGNKMYLLILDDVWTEDPNEWNNLRKYLTIGGRGSKVVITTRSERTAEVILRNDTHSNKFMLSGLSDDDSLRLFKLTAFESESDQLNDLELAKIGKIIVRKCSNVPLAIKVLGTLLYGQTHRWESFAKNRLPEIESTKNPIMSILKLSYYNLEPSMKNCFRYCALFPKGYRMNKQKLISLWMAQGYIGDSEEYFLILLKRCFFQDVEKDGYGDVVSCKIHDLMHDLAQEVAGDDILVANSPPNNISKKNRHLFLAGGEWIKSSFPERNIRTCYMNTRVHSDVVKTLIANWRCLRSLRLCVPDAENLSQSIGELLHLRYLDLSENVKLKTLPNSIVKLYNLQSLIMHGCYRLKEWPKYFNKLVNLRLLDIRWCPELISIPLGIEQLINLRDLTNFNVGSLSSTGKQFGGQLKDLKFLVNLRGEIDITIGGNIGDEKENVCEDGYLEHIKNLKVVRIYLPYKVRETNYEDLIAKLQPNRNLMRLLLSGYNGTAIPRWGRAHDDWAIILPNLVKIELKYCERLHGLPLLSNLKHLKILSFFHLNNMEYIDNNPISHGSKDLPFFPSLEYLSILSMERLKGWWGGVGEADSSSGRVYWQPPFPRLSTLIIDSCPKLTSLPPCPSIELLKVNRSNKSLLILPGEIPGNLDLKLRVKEIDSVGYLTTLPACRLTDIMIKDDQELQRLSEIEEVFKGSSSLRSLSIYGCIRLTSISGVLEHLTALESLSLIDIPAEVDDDDMPWRSLRQNLRFLELKSLDNLLILPRGMQHLSALHILSITCCYSLKGLPEWISCLSSLHSLVIDSCPGINSLGTIQSITSLQRLDILFCPDLTEACQEPSGKEWPKIQHIPHISIFDIQE, translated from the coding sequence ATGGCAGATTTGGGAGCATTGATCACCATTGCTGACAAGGTCTTTCAACTCCTACAATCTCAGGTCCTCAAAGACATGAAAGACTGGAAATCCGATCTCAGAAAACTGAACAAGTCTGTCTCTTTTATTAAGAATATGCTCTTGGATGCAGACACGAAACCAGAGCTCTCCCATGGAGAACAAGCGTGGATTGAGGAGCTTAAGGAAGTTCTTTATGAAGCTGATGATCTCTTTGATGAAGTCATCACTATGGCTAAGGTGAAAGAACTCAATGCAGGTGCTAAGTTCTCCAAGAAGGTCTTGGATAATGTGAGTCATTTCTTTTCATCTAAGAATCGTATTCTTGTTAGTTACAATACTTCTCATGAGGTTAAGACCATCCAGCAAAAGTTGGATGCTATAGCTAAGGATCATGCTAGATATGACTTTAAGGTTGACCCTCGTCCTACTTTGAAAAGAAAAGAGGACACTAGTTCTTTTTTAAACGTCCTAGATGAGCATATTATTGGGAGGGACAACGATACGAAAACCATTGTAGACATGCTGCTTGATCCTAATGTTGAGGAAAatgttgggtttgtagttgtagtGGGAGTAGGAGGGTTAGGGAAAACCGCTCTTGCTCGACTTGTATATAATCACGATCGGATCAAATCTAAATTTGATAAAAACTTGTGGGCATGTATCTCAGACCAAGATGGGAAAAGGTTGGACGTGCAAGCCATTTTAGGCAAGATTATAGAATCTTGCACTAATAAAACCCCCGATACTGTCTCCACAATGCAGTCAATGTACAATAAACTTCAAGAAGAACTAGGAAATAAGATGTACTTGCTTATATTAGATGATGTATGGACCGAAGATCCCAATGAGTGGAATAATTTAAGAAAATACTTGACAATCGGTGGAAGGGGTAGCAAAGTCGTCATAACTACACGTTCAGAAAGGACGGCAGAAGTGATATTAAGAAATGATACCCACTCTAATAAATTTATGTTAAGTGGTTTGTCGGATGATGATTCCTTGCGTTTGTTTAAGTTGACGGCATTTGAAAGTGAATCAGATCAATTAAACGACCTTGAATTGGCTAAGATTGGCAAGATTATTGTTAGAAAATGCTCTAACGTTCCCCTTGCAATAAAGGTTCTAGGAACTTTATTATATGGTCAGACGCATAGATGGGAATCGTTTGCGAAAAACCGGTTACCTGAAATTGAAAGTACTAAAAATCCAATCATGTCCATCCTAAAGCTTAGTTACTACAATCTTGAACCCTCGATGAAAAATTGTTTTAGGTATTGTGCTTTATTCCCCAAGGGTTATAGAATGAACAAGCAAAAATTGATTAGTCTTTGGATGGCGCAAGGATACATTGGTGATAGTGAGGAATACTTTTTAATCTTACTTAAACGGTGTTTTTTTCAAGATGTAGAAAAGGATGGTTATGGTGATGTTGTATCTTGTAAAATACATGATTTAATGCATGATCTTGCACAAGAAGTCGCCGGAGATGACATTCTTGTGGCAAATAGTCCACCAAACAACATAAGCAAAAAAAATCGCCATTTATTTCTTGCTGGGGGTGAATGGATAAAAAGCTCTTTTCCTGAAAGAAATATTCGTACATGCTATATGAATACAAGGGTCCACTCGGATGTGGTGAAAACTCTCATAGCTAATTGGCGTTGCCTTAGATCGTTACGCTTATGTGTGCCAGATGCTGAAAATTTGTCGCAATCAATTGGTGAATTGCTACACTTAAGATATCTTGATCTCTCTGAAAATGTGAAGCTCAAGACACTCCCAAATTCAATTGtgaaattatataatttacaGAGTTTAATTATGCATGGCTGTTATAGGTTGAAAGAGTGGCCAAAGTATTTTAACAAATTGGTAAATCTTAGGCTCTTGGATATACGTTGGTGTCCGGAGTTGATTAGCATTCCTTTAGGCATAGAGCAATTGATTAATCTCCGTGACTTAACCAATTTTAATGTGGGTAGTCTGAGTTCAACTGGGAAGCAGTTTGGAGGACAATTGAAAGACTTAAAATTCCTCGTGAATTTAAGGGGTGAGATAGATATCACGATAGGCGGAAACATTGGAGATGAGAAGGAAAATGTATGCGAAGATGGCTATTTGGAGCATATAAAGAATCTGAAGGTGGTAAGGATATATTTACCTTACAAAGTCCGTGAAACCAATTATGAGGATCTGATTGCGAAGCTGCAGCCAAATCGAAATCTCATGCGGTTGTTGTTGTCTGGATATAATGGTACTGCAATCCCAAGGTGGGGAAGAGCACATGATGACTGGGCAATTATTCTTCCTAATCTCGTCAAGATTGAGCTTAAGTATTGTGAGAGGTTGCATGGTCTCCCTTTGTTGAGTAATTTGAAGCATCTGAAAATCTTGTCTTTTTTCCATTTGAATAATATGGAGTACATAGATAACAATCCAATTAGCCATGGGTCTAAGGATTTACCATTTTTCCCATCCCTCGAGTATCTCAGTATTTTGAGTATGGAAAGGCTGAAAGGATGGTGGGGAGGGGTTGGTGAAGCTGATAGCAGTAGTGGCAGGGTGTATTGGCAACCACCATTTCCTCGTCTCTCGACATTAATCATTGATTCATGCCCCAAGTTGACATCTCTTCCTCCTTGCCCGAGCATAGAATTACTTAAGGTGAACCGTAGCAACAAGTCATTGCTGATATTACCTGGTGAAATACCTGGAAACTTGGATCTCAAATTAAGGGTGAAAGAAATAGACAGCGTGGGTTATCTCACTACACTGCCTGCTTGCCGTCTTACGGACATCATGATAAAAGACGATCAGGAATTGCAGAGGTTATCAGAAATTGAAGAGGTATTCAAGGGCTCTTCTTCCTTAAGAAGCCTTAGTATTTATGGATGCATAAGACTGACGAGCATTTCAGGAGTGTTGGAACATCTCACTGCCTTGGAGTCGCTATCATTAATAGATATCCCTGCTGAAGTAGACGACGATGACATGCCTTGGAGATCCCTACGTCAAAATCTCCGTTTCCTCGAGTTAAAGTCTCTTGACAACCTGCTAATTCTGCCTAGAGGGATGCAGCACTTGTCCGCCCTTCATATCCTCTCCATTACATGTTGTTACTCATTGAAAGGTCTACCAGAATGGATAAGCTGCTTATCGTCACTTCATTCCCTTGTAATCGATTCGTGCCCAGGCATCAACTCACTAGGCACAATTCAATCTATCACTTCCCTTCAGAGACTTGATATCCTATTCTGTCCAGACCTAACAGAAGCATGTCAAGAACCAAGCGGCAAGGAGTGGCCCAAAATTCAACACATCCCTCACATCTCCATCTTTGACATCCAAGAATAA